The following coding sequences lie in one Eschrichtius robustus isolate mEscRob2 chromosome 10, mEscRob2.pri, whole genome shotgun sequence genomic window:
- the TRMO gene encoding tRNA (adenine(37)-N6)-methyltransferase isoform X1 — METGSGRLERVGWAPVRPLAMRDLEEPGPRPTATSCGCMKPALETGNLLTEPIGYLESCFSAKNGTPRQPSICSHSRACLRIRKSIFNNPEHSLMGLEQFSHVWILFVFHKNGHLSCKAKVQPPRLNGMKTGVFSTRSPHRPNAIGLTLAKLEKVEGGAIYLSGIDMIHGTPVLDIKPYIADYDSPQNLIEPLGDFNLQNNQCKPKTVSQCDGKTDSCDQQQLSGYEEPQLYSCTKEKPKCPEDRTSGENNAKHDNSAKIQQSSPEPRERAADLGEESESGPSPRVAEEQSGPCCLEKSFSEEQADSRLRRGEAAVVPQGHSTEVPPEALPCPSRAAGAAHRSAVPAWVREAPVATLGVRFTPHAEMDLEHLSSGEPGIGQASFKYFQSAEEARCAIEAVLSADPRSVYRRKVCQDRLFYFTVDIAHVTCWFGDGFAEVLRIKPASDLFR; from the exons GGAATCTTTTAACTGAGCCAATTGGTTACTTGGAATCCTGTTTCTCGGCCAAGAATGGTACTCCAAGGCAGCCATCCATTTGTAGCCATTCACGGGCTTGTTTGAGGATTAGAAAAAGCATCTTTAATAATCCTGAACATTCCTTGATGGGCTTAGAACAGTTTTCTCATGTTTG gattttgtttgtttttcacaaaAATGGTCATTTGAGCTGTAAGGCAAAAGTGCAGCCTCCTAGGCTGAATGGTATGAAGACTGGCGTTTTCTCTACGAGGAGCCCACATCGTCCCAATGCGATAGGACTGACCCTAGCCAAACTGGAAAAGGTAGAAG GTGGAGCCATATACCTTTCTGGAATTGACATGATTCATGGCACACCTGTACTAGACATAAAGCCCTACATAGCTGATTATGACTCGCCACAAAATTTGATTGAGCCTTTAGGGGACTTTAATTTACAGAATAACCAATGTAAACCAAAAACCGTGTCCCAGTGTGATGGCAAGACTGATAGCTGTGACCAGCAACAGCTCTCAGGGTACGAGGAACCACAGCTCTACAGTTGCACTAaggagaaacctaaatgtccTGAAGATAGAACTTCAGGAGAAAACAACGCAAAACACGACAACTCAGCAAAAATCCAGCAAAGCTCACCTGAGCCCAGGGAGAGAGCAGCAGATTTGGGTGAAGAATCAGAAAGTGGTCCGAGTCCTAGGGTAGCAGAAGAGCAAAGTGGCCCATGTTGCCTGGAGAAGAGCTTTTCAGAGGAACAAGCAGACAGCAGGCTGAGGAGAGGGGAAGCAGCAGTGGTCCCACAAGGACACAGCACGGAGGTGCCGCCCGAGGCTCTTCCCTGCCCTTCCAGGGCGGCTGGTGCAGCCCACCGCAGTGCGGTCCCCGCCTGGGTGAGAGAGGCTCCCGTGGCCACCTTGGGAGTCCGTTTTACTCCTCACGCGGAGATGGACCTTGAGCACCTCAGCTCAGGTGAACCAG GTATTGGTCAggcttcatttaaatattttcagtcaGCGGAGGAAGCAAGGTGTGCCATCGAGGCTGTGCTGTCAGCCGACCCTCGGTCTGTATATCGACGGAAAGTCTGCCAGGATCGTCTTTTCTACTTTACAGTAGACATAGCACATGTCACGTGCTGGTTTGGTGATGGTTTTGCAGAGGTCTTAAGGATCAAGCCGGCTTCTGACCTGTTCAGATGA